The following nucleotide sequence is from Alteromonas sp. V450.
AATAACGCGTTTTTTCGCGAGAATAACATATACCGCGCTGCACCACGGCAGGTAGGAAGCTAGATACTCTTGAAGCTTGACCGCCCCTTTCCATTTTTGTTGAAAAAAAAGCGTTGAAAACATCACTTGGCGTTGTTCAACAATCTCAAACCCAAGCAGCTGAAGCCAATCTTTAATACGATACGACGTAAAGAAGCGCGCATCGTGCAAAATATTGCCGCGCTTAACAGGTAGAAACTTTGCAATACCGGCTAAGCTTAATGGGTTAAAACCACTAATTATTACATAGCCATTTTGGGTAATAACGCGGTCGACCTCTCTTAGTATTTCATGCGGATCTTGAGCGAAATCTAGTTCATTAGCGAGTAGAAAGCCATCAATGCTATTTTCCGAAAAAGGCAAGCTGTGAGATTGTCCTACCACAAAGCTTGGCTGACATTGTACAAAAGGATCACGATGGCTACTGCTGCTGTCGTGTCGGTCACGTTCGTCACACACGTTCGCTTTTTTTAACGTCTTTTCATCAGGCACAAGATTAACGTGATGACGAATAGGGCTGGCTTCAAGAGTAATCGCTGAACTGAGTGACCCGAGTTTAGCAAAATGATAGCCAAAAACCCGTTCTGCGTAGTCATTACATACGCTATTAATGGCCTGACGAATTTGTTCACCTGCGGGGAACTCGCCCCAAGACTCTGGATAACGCGGGGGGATTTTTTGAAACGCTGATCTCATTATTACACGTTTGCTCTTTGGTTGCCCTGCCGTAAACAAGCCCCTATAGTAACGCATAAATCTACCTATACAAGCAGGTAACCAACATGACGAATGACAGGCTTCCTTCAGGTATAACGGTATTCCCTATACCCGCATTTACCGATAACTATATATGGTGTATTCACGATAAGAACAATGCGGTGGTCGTAGACCCAGGTGATGCAGAGCCTGTGTTTACGTATTTGAAGTCAAATGGGCTTCAGCTTAGCGCAATTCTTATCACCCATCACCACAGAGATCACACTGGTGGTATTGCAAAGCTTGTTTCGGCCATTCCCGAGCTGCCCGTCATTGGACCAAG
It contains:
- a CDS encoding class I SAM-dependent methyltransferase; amino-acid sequence: MRSAFQKIPPRYPESWGEFPAGEQIRQAINSVCNDYAERVFGYHFAKLGSLSSAITLEASPIRHHVNLVPDEKTLKKANVCDERDRHDSSSSHRDPFVQCQPSFVVGQSHSLPFSENSIDGFLLANELDFAQDPHEILREVDRVITQNGYVIISGFNPLSLAGIAKFLPVKRGNILHDARFFTSYRIKDWLQLLGFEIVEQRQVMFSTLFFQQKWKGAVKLQEYLASYLPWCSAVYVILAKKRVIPMTAIKPKRNVKPRFSAVGASVRTSTVNRSGR